A genomic window from Cloacibacillus evryensis DSM 19522 includes:
- a CDS encoding FmdE family protein has protein sequence MDKESLYKKCVDFHGHSCGGLLIGFRAALCAMEQFGISEPSPDEELVCIAENDACGIDAIQALLGCTAGKGNLILRLRGKQAFTFFDRRSGKSFRIVLNEREFSSKEEKLAFMNEAPSSDIFSIGEVRCAAPREAAIYISRRCARCGERTAEPWLRVKDGKFLCLDCCEGADLRG, from the coding sequence ATGGATAAAGAAAGCCTCTACAAGAAGTGTGTTGATTTTCACGGCCACAGCTGCGGCGGCCTGCTTATAGGCTTCCGCGCGGCGCTCTGCGCTATGGAACAGTTTGGGATATCAGAGCCGTCACCGGACGAGGAGCTTGTCTGTATCGCAGAAAACGACGCCTGCGGCATCGACGCGATACAGGCCCTGCTGGGCTGCACCGCCGGAAAGGGCAACCTGATCCTGCGGCTGCGCGGCAAGCAGGCGTTCACATTTTTCGACCGCAGGAGCGGAAAATCGTTCAGGATAGTTTTAAATGAGCGGGAATTCTCTTCAAAAGAAGAAAAACTGGCATTTATGAACGAGGCCCCATCTTCTGATATCTTCAGCATAGGAGAGGTACGCTGCGCCGCGCCGCGCGAGGCGGCCATCTATATCTCCCGCCGGTGCGCGCGCTGCGGAGAGCGCACCGCCGAGCCGTGGCTCCGCGTTAAAGACGGAAAGTTCTTATGCCTCGACTGCTGCGAAGGGGCCGACCTCCGCGGCTGA
- the lysA gene encoding diaminopimelate decarboxylase has protein sequence MFLKNEEAFEIVREFGSPVYVYSEDILRQRCRELIDAFDGRLSPSFSIKANSNISLLNIIREEGIGADAMSHGEIFVLEHAGFSSDEIFYIGNNVSADELRYCIDRGILVSADSLSQLESLGRINRGGRVALRFNPGIGAGHCEKVVTAGHKTKFGIDPRFCAQAKELLSKYDMKLVGINQHIGSLFLEPAPYVEAAENLLEMVLDNFPGLDFVDFGGGFGVPYRPDESRLDFGKLREMLFPVLDSFMERYDNKYVHFKCEPGRYLVAECGLLLGTVHAVKENYGEAYVGTDIGFNVLMRPVLYDSYHEVKLLRNSDETRKGADDKASPATIVGNICESGDILAAKRLLGDARENDIIAVENAGAYGYSMASNYNCRLRPAEVLKTAQGEVKLIRAADTLESLIENF, from the coding sequence ATGTTCCTGAAAAACGAAGAGGCTTTTGAAATAGTCAGGGAATTCGGTTCGCCGGTCTATGTCTACAGTGAGGATATCCTGAGGCAGAGGTGCCGCGAGCTTATCGACGCCTTTGACGGACGCCTCTCTCCAAGCTTTTCCATCAAGGCGAATTCCAATATCTCTCTGCTGAACATAATCCGCGAAGAGGGGATAGGCGCCGACGCGATGTCTCATGGCGAGATATTTGTCCTTGAGCACGCCGGATTCAGCAGCGACGAGATATTTTATATCGGGAACAACGTCTCCGCCGACGAACTGCGTTACTGCATCGACAGGGGGATACTCGTCAGCGCCGACTCGCTCTCCCAGCTGGAGAGTCTCGGACGCATCAACCGCGGCGGACGCGTCGCCCTCCGCTTCAACCCAGGGATCGGCGCCGGCCACTGTGAAAAGGTGGTGACCGCGGGGCACAAGACCAAGTTCGGCATCGATCCGCGGTTTTGCGCGCAGGCGAAGGAACTGCTCTCGAAATATGATATGAAGCTTGTCGGTATCAACCAGCATATCGGTTCTCTCTTTCTTGAACCCGCCCCCTACGTCGAAGCGGCGGAAAATTTGCTGGAAATGGTGCTAGATAATTTCCCCGGCCTTGATTTTGTCGATTTTGGCGGCGGTTTCGGCGTTCCCTACCGTCCGGACGAATCGCGGCTGGACTTCGGGAAGCTGCGTGAGATGCTCTTCCCCGTTCTTGATTCGTTTATGGAACGGTACGACAACAAGTATGTTCACTTCAAATGCGAGCCCGGACGTTATCTTGTGGCCGAGTGCGGCCTTCTTCTTGGAACGGTTCACGCCGTAAAGGAAAATTACGGAGAGGCCTACGTGGGGACTGATATCGGCTTCAACGTGCTGATGCGCCCCGTCCTCTACGATTCATACCACGAGGTCAAGCTGCTCAGAAACAGCGACGAAACGCGAAAAGGTGCGGACGATAAAGCTTCGCCGGCAACGATCGTCGGCAATATCTGTGAAAGCGGAGATATTCTGGCGGCGAAACGGCTGCTGGGGGACGCGCGTGAAAATGACATTATCGCGGTCGAGAACGCCGGCGCGTACGGTTACTCAATGGCCTCGAACTATAACTGCCGCCTGCGCCCCGCCGAGGTGCTGAAGACGGCACAGGGTGAAGTAAAGCTCATCCGCGCCGCGGATACCCTGGAAAGCCTGATCGAGAATTTTTAG
- a CDS encoding PQQ-binding-like beta-propeller repeat protein → MKRRIQLIIAIAAIACAATSACAENWPLFKNNGLRNGTMSTEMASSVRFAGQREWTTQLWQNIASSPAVYKEKVYFGSNDGVVYALNLYTGEQLWKFSTDNWVTSSPAVVNGRLYVGSFDSRLYCLNADTGEMIWKFTTSNSIQTSPAVADDAVYFGSNDGNVYAVSIKTGWQKWKYKTDAAVTGSPVVADGVVYIGNRNGKMYAIDASTGKLKWRAIVGGPITAGPAAADGLLYFTSQDGKIYCARIKHQAVIWRYDAKAQIETSPLVHNGKVVFGDISGNVTALNAQNGSKAWSYNTGGSVFSSAAAFGDRVYVGSNSDKLYALDINTGNPAWQLTLEGDIIATPAITGERLIVPTAAGNVCSIK, encoded by the coding sequence ATGAAAAGACGCATACAACTCATTATCGCCATAGCGGCGATAGCCTGCGCGGCGACGTCCGCCTGCGCGGAGAATTGGCCGCTCTTCAAAAACAACGGCCTTCGCAACGGCACGATGTCGACGGAGATGGCTTCGTCCGTACGTTTCGCGGGGCAGCGCGAGTGGACGACGCAGCTGTGGCAGAATATCGCCTCTTCGCCCGCCGTCTACAAGGAAAAAGTATATTTCGGTTCGAATGACGGCGTGGTCTACGCGCTCAACCTTTACACCGGAGAGCAGTTATGGAAGTTTTCCACCGACAATTGGGTCACATCTTCCCCCGCCGTAGTCAATGGCCGGCTCTATGTCGGCAGCTTTGACAGCAGGCTCTATTGCCTTAACGCCGATACGGGGGAGATGATATGGAAGTTCACCACCTCCAACAGCATACAGACCTCTCCCGCCGTCGCCGATGACGCGGTATACTTCGGCTCGAACGACGGAAATGTCTACGCGGTTTCGATCAAGACGGGCTGGCAGAAGTGGAAATACAAAACAGACGCCGCCGTCACCGGTTCGCCGGTGGTTGCTGACGGCGTGGTCTATATCGGGAACCGCAACGGAAAGATGTACGCGATCGACGCCTCTACGGGAAAGCTGAAATGGCGCGCCATCGTCGGCGGACCGATAACGGCGGGGCCCGCCGCAGCCGACGGTCTCCTCTATTTCACAAGCCAGGACGGAAAGATCTATTGTGCGCGCATCAAACATCAGGCTGTGATCTGGCGCTACGACGCGAAGGCGCAGATCGAGACCTCGCCGCTCGTACATAACGGCAAGGTGGTATTCGGCGACATCTCAGGAAACGTGACGGCCCTCAACGCACAGAACGGCTCGAAGGCATGGAGCTATAACACCGGCGGCTCCGTCTTTTCCTCGGCGGCGGCGTTTGGCGACAGGGTCTATGTCGGTTCAAACAGCGACAAACTCTACGCGCTTGATATAAACACGGGAAACCCGGCCTGGCAGCTTACCCTCGAGGGCGATATCATCGCCACTCCGGCGATCACGGGCGAACGCCTCATCGTACCGACGGCGGCCGGCAATGTCTGCTCGATAAAGTAA